The Rahnella aquatilis CIP 78.65 = ATCC 33071 genomic sequence TTAAAAGAGGCTGTGCATTAAAATTCGTCATGGGCGAGATCCCCGGTGCCCAGTAACGCTTTGTCCAGTTGCCGCCGTGATAATGCTTCGGTCACACCGGCAATGGCGGTTTCGACGTCCTTATTAAAATTGCGACGGTTGGGAAACAGCAAAGTCTGATACAGGGTGTCCTGACCTATTTTTATGGTGATCCAACTGCCCCAGCGGGCGCTGGGTCTTTCTGAAATAGTGAGGGTTTCCGGGTAGTTCTGTTCCCATTTGCCGGTAAAACCACGGTAAAAATCGTGGCCAACCGATGTCACGGTTCTGTCGGTGATAAGCCCCGGGTCTTTTATATCCGCAGCCTGAACATGCAGGCAGGTGGCGCACAGCAGCGCCAGCCAGAGCCAGAAGCCCTTTATGCAAATAGTCATGATATCAGCGCTTGAGGTTGTCATTAGCCCAGGACGCCGCCTGAGTGCGGTTTTTAACTGAGATTTTTCTAAATAAATTATAGAGATGCGTCTTGACGGTGTTCTCGCTGATAAACAGCAAACGTGCGATTTCCGTGTTCGAAGCGCCCACACGTAACTTATTAAGGATCTCTTTTTCGCGATGAGTCAGGCCGGTATCCTCTGAGTGAAGATGACGGAAAGCACCGGACTGATTGATCAGGTAACTGGCGAAGCCCTGAGAGAAGTAGCATTCTCCGCGGATCACGCTTCTGATCCCTTCGACCAGATGTTCTTCATCGGTGGAAAGATAAAATACGGCGCTGATCCCCGGCCAGGTTTCAATTTCCCGAAAATGATAATTATCAGGTGTGTTTAATAATAATAACTTCACGTTGTTGTGATAACGGTTAACGGCTGTTTGCCATAGCTCAATTGTCCGGCGATCGGCTTCCATCATATCGAAGAGAATTAATGCCTGCTGAAGCGTCTGATCCTCAAGTGATTTATGGATATTATGAAGCCGGGTATTAACACAAAGTTGCTGTCTTAATTGCTGCAATAAAGCACTGGCTTGTAATGATGGTTTGGTCACTAATAAAAGAATATTATTATTGATTGCTGCTTCATTACTCATAATGAAACCCTGCCCTGATTTTTATAGCCACAGTCTGCCATTGCCTGATCACTGAAAAGGCAGGAAATAGACTGAGATTTTATTTTGCTAAATCTATAGCTGTATGTTTGCTGTGTATATCTGAAAATGGCAAATATTCACAACCTGAGGCACATAATATTTTTAGGTGGTTTTATGTGCGGTACTGACTCAATTTAGCTTTTGGTTTACCTTACGCAAGGCTTATTTATGTTTCAAAATGTAAATAAAAATGTATAAAGTTTTTCTTATGTATGGAGGGAAATTACATTCCGCCATGTTAAAGAAGACTTAAGTAATTATTTTACACAATCTTAACGTTTGGCCTTGTTAAGGCTGCATATTTGTCCGATAACAGTCCGCATTAATTATGCTTAAACACCAGTTGGCTGCATGCTTCGCCATTAATAACGTAAACTGACGCCTGTTTTTGTATTGATTTCACTTAGGTGAGCACATCTGCAAGCTTCTTTGTAGCCTGTTAAACCCTGCTGCAAAGCTGCGTGAAGACACTTTTAAGCGGCTTTTAAGGGTGGAAATGTGCGGGAGATCTCTTTTACACCTGTGTTTAATTTCAGAGAGAATTAAGAATAGTTGCATTTGTGTGATTATTTAAACCGGTTTCCATTTTAACTTTAGGATTAATGCCATAGGGTTGATTAGCCGTGCTGACCTTTTACCAGGACGTTCTGGTCAGTACGCATGATAAATGCCGCCTCATACTTTCTGATGAAGCCTGAAATTAAAATACGACGAGCGGGTGAGTTCCTTATTTCTGGCAAACACCATAATCAATCCGTCAGCAGCAATTAACCGGTTCGCAAAGTGTGGGCCGGTATATACAGGGTGACGAAATGAAAAAGACTTTATTGACCCTGGCGTTACTTTCAGCCTCCTGGGGCGTTCATGCACAGCAGTTTGATATGGCTTTTTCGGAAATGAATTCTGAGGGTCCGGATCAGGTCTTTGCTGGTGCAAGGAATTCATCGGGGAATGCATCCATGATTTATCAGAACGGTAATAGCAATCTGGCCGCCACAAATCAGACGGGTTATGGAAATGCCGGCGTTATCCGTCAGGCCGGATCAGAGAATACTGCACTGTTAAATCAGCGGGGTAATGGAAATAACGCGGATATATCCCAAAGCGGCAGCGATAATTTCGCCTACGTATCGCAAACCGGCGGCGGAGATGCATCCATTACGCAACAGAATTTTGGCAATACCGCCTACATCCTGCAAAAAGGCCGGGGTGTGACGGAAATTCGCCAGAATGGTACGAACCAGAGCAGCGGCGTCGTACAAAACTCGTCAGGAATGGCGATTAGAGTGACACAGCATTAACACACCAAACATCCGATATTAAACCAATGGGGTAGCATCATGAAACTTTGGAAAATTGTGGCAGTCTCCGCTTTAGTCGTCAGTGGCAGTGCATTTGCAACCAGTCCTGGTCATGGCGGGGGTGGCTCTGACCACGGTCATAATCCACCGACATCAACGGTACCGACATTCACGGCGACTCAGTGGAATTCTGAAATTCAGATTTACCAGCAGGGCACGGCTAACCTGGCGAATGCCACTCAGTCTGGTGCACAAAAATCGCTGACAGCGATTAGTCAGGATGGCTACAGAAACAGTGCCGGGACCAATCAGACCGGTGATGGCAGCCTGATCAGTGTGGTACAAAAAGGCGACTACAACGGGGCTAACGTTTCGCAGAGCGCTAACGGCAGTAAAGTGCTCGTGTCCCAGAACGGTTCAGGTAACTATGCCCAGGCTTCACAAGGTGCCAATGGCTCTCTGACCAGCATCACTCAGGTCGGTACTGCGAACCTGGCCTACGCGTCACAAAACTGATTAGTGCGCCCTACCCTGCGAAGGGGAGGCGTAAAGCAGAAACAGGGCACTGGCCCTGTTTTTTTTCGACCGGATACGCAGGATAAACGTTATGCATTTGCTCCTGATCGCCGCCGTGATGTCCAACCAGCTTTGGTTCGATACACACCACGATGCGCAGAATTATGTTATTACCCCGATGGTCAGTCTCACCAAAGCCTGTTCCTGTCAGGTGGCGGTTTCGGTTTCGCAGGAAAGCACTGCGGGCACCAGCACCAGCCGCCAGAGCCACAATGTGAATTTTTCCGCCCATCAGCCACAGCCTCTGGGACAGATGCGTTTTGTTCTCCAGCCCGGCGGAAAAACACAAATTATGATAACCGTGACGGACGGCGACAAACTGCGTCTGGAAAAGCAGTTTACCTTGCCGGATGACGCCTGACGTCGGGCGGATCACACCGCCAGATTGTCATAGCCCTTGCGGCGATAATTGAGGGCAGAGATGCCCCAGAACACCACGAAAATCGCCACGGCCGCATAGCCGACGCTGCCCATATTTTCATTCAGGCGACCGACCACTGCCCATATTCCGCCGTGTAAATCCAGCTTATCAGCCATCAGCCCGAGCGCTTCCAGGCCGCCGATAAACAGGGCAATCACCACGCTGGTGGCCGTAATCGTCATGTTGTAATAGAGCTTGCGCACCGGTTTATCGAACGCCCAGCCGTAGGCGCCGACCATGACAAAGTTATCCAGCGAATCGACCAGTGCCATGCCGCTGGCGAACAACAGCGGAAATACCAGAATGCTCCATACGGACATGCCGGAAGAGGCCCCCGCTGCAGAAATACCTAGCAGGCCAATTTCAGTGGCAGTATCAAAACCCAGTCCGAATAAAAATCCCACCAGATACATCTGCCAGCTTTTATTCACCAGATTAAACGCAAAGCTGAATAACCGGCTCATTATTCCTCCCTGCATCGCCTGGGTTTCTCCGGCATCGGCAAAGTTTTTACCCTGTTTGATCTTCTGAAAACGGCGGTAAACGTCGCGCAGGATCAGCGCATTCAACAGCGCCATCATCAGTAAAAACAGGGCGGAAACCAGCGTGCCGAGGGTGCTGCCATAATCGTGCAGCCAGCCAATTTTGTTGCCAAACACCAGTGAGGTGGCAGCGATCGCTACGCAGGCCAGCATCACAATGCTGGAGTGTCCGAGAGAGAAAAATGCACCGACCGCCACCGGACGCTGCCCCTGTTGCATCAGCTTGCGGGTGACGTTATCAATAGCCGCAATATGATCGGCATCGACGGCATGACGCAGCCCGTAACCGTAAGCCAGCAGGGCCGCGGCCACCAGCGCCGCGTTGTGGCGAAACACCACCAATGCCCAGCCCCAGGCCAGTAAATTGACCGCCAGCAGCCCGGTCAGCAGCCAGAAAGCACGACGGTGCGTGTGGAAAAAATCACGGTTAATCATGGGGATCCTTGTTGTTAAAACCAGAAGAAAATTGCAGACGGGCGCAGGCGACAACGGCCTGGCCCAGTGCCAGCCCGCCGTCTCCGGCAGGCACGTTTTGCGGCATCAGCACGTGAAGGGGCGCTAAATAGCAATGTAAAAGCTGGCGCAGCAGGCGGTTATGCAGCACACCGCCACCCAGTGCCACCGTGCGGGTGCCGGTTCTCACCGCGTGATAGCAGGCGAGGGCGGCAAAGCCTTGCGCCAGCGCGTCGTGAAAAGCAAAAGCCCGCGCGGCAGGCGTGGCATTCCAGTCGAGCCATTGTTGCCAGAATGTCGCTAAATCCAGAAAAGTGCCCGACGTCGTATGCCGCAGCGGCATCGTGACCGGATGCGAAGTGCCAGCTCCCCGTTGCGCCAGCGCTTCCAGACGGCCTGCCGCTTCGCCTTCCCAGCTCAGTTGCGCAGGCGTACAGCCGAGTGCAGCGGCGACGGCATCAAACAAGCGCCCGCAGGACGAGGCCAGCGGCGCATTGATCCCGGCGGTGATGGCTCTGGAGAGCGGCAGCCACGGATATTCCCGCAACGCCTGCGCCTCCGGGCGCGTCTGCCAGTCCGGCACAAACGCCTGCCATTGCGCCAGCAAATTCCGCCACGGTTCCCGTGCTGCGCGGTCGCCACCCGGCAGCGCAACGGCAGGCAATCCGCCTAAATGTTTGCAGTGCAGATAATCCACCTGCAAACACTCGCCGCCCCACAAGGCACCGGTTTTATCGTCAGCAACGCCATAACCCAGCCCGTCAAGCGCCAGCCCGATGACCTTGCTGCCATCCAGCGGCCAGTGATGTTCCGCCAGACACGCGGCGATATGGGCGTGATGATGAAGAACGTCAATTATGCGTATACCGTGGCTTTCCGCCTGCACATGGCTGACATACGCCGGATGCGCATCACGGGCCACCGTCAGCGGCGTGCAATCATAAAGGTGCTGAAAATGTTCAATCGCCTGCTGCTGTTGTCCGGCAATATCGCAGCGGGTGAGTGAGCCGAAATGCGCACTGAGAATGGCCTGATCGCCGCGCACTAGACAGAAGGTATTTTTGAGGTCACCGCCCAGCGCCAGCAGCGGCGGCTGAACATCGAATCCGTCAGGCAGCGTAAAAGCATCTGGCACATAACCGCGCGCACGGCGCAGCATTTCAGTGCCATGTGCCGTCACCCGCAGCAGCGAATCATCGGCGCGCTGGACGATATCGCGGTTATGCAGCAACCATATGTCTGCAATGCCATCGAGTTGTAACAGTGCAGCTTCATTGGTGAGGGCGGGCGCACAGCCGCTCGCATTTCCGGAGGTCATCACCAGCGGTGTCTCAACCGCCTGCATCAGCAAATGATGCAGCGGGGTAAACGGCAGCATCAGCCCGACTTCGTCCAGTTCAGGCGCGATTGCCGCGCACAGCGGCGACATCGCACTTTTCGTCGCCAGTACGATGGGCGCGGCCGGTGATCCCAGCATTTCGCGCAGCGCAAATTGCGGGCTTTCGTCGCTGCATGCTGCCAGCCAGCTGATGTCCGGCAGCATCACCGCCAGCGGTTTTGACGGCCGCTGTTTACGTTCGCGCAGCCGCATCACCGCGTTTTGCTGCGTGGCATCGCAAGCCAGATGAAAGCCTCCCAACCCTTTAATGGCGACGATTTTCCCCGCGCGTAATGCCGCGACGGCGTATTCCAGCGCCGCTTCTCCTTGTGCCAGCATGTCGCCATTTTGCAACGTCGCGCTGACCAGCGGCCCGCAGTGCGGGCAGGCGACCGGCTGCGCGTGAAACCGCCGGTCGGCAGGGTTTTGGTATTCCTGCTGACAGTGCGGACACAACGTAAATTCCGCCATGCAGGTGGAAGGACGGTCATAAGGCATGGCGCGGATCAGCGTAAAACGCGGGCCGCAATGTGTGCAGTTGGTGAAGGCGTAGCCGAAACGACGATCGTCCGGGCGGGTAATGTCTTTCAGGCATTCGGGACAGGTCGCCGCGTCGGGCACCACCTGGGTATCCATCCGGCTGTGACGGCTGTCAGTGATAGTGAAATTTTGCGGAAGCGCCTGCCAGTCGAAAGGATCGAAACTGATGCTGTCGATGCGTGCCAGCGGCGGGCAGTCGCGCTGTAACTGTTCAATAAAAAGTTCAAGATTGACCGGCTGAAGCAGCCTGATTTCCACTCCCGCGCTGTCGTTGCATACTTCACCACGAAGCCGCAGACGGTCCGCCAGTTGCCAGACGAAAGGCCGGAAACCGACGCCCTGGACTTTGCCACTGATGCGGATGAGCAGACCGGAATCAGACATAAATACCTCTTAAATCTCAGGGGGTTGCTCCCTCCCCTGCGAAGGGGAGGGTTGGGGTGGGGTATTAATGACAACTTTGAATCCGAGGCTGCCTGTAAAACCCCCTCCCAGCCTCCCCCTTCGCAGGGGGAGGAGCTAAGAACCCACACCTTTTGCTGAGGAGCTTAAAACCTAAACCTCAACCACCGGGATCACATCTTCAACGGCGCTGCGCAGGCGCGCTTTCATGTCGCTGTAAGTCTGATGTGCGTAATTCTCTGCCCAGCGCTGATCGGCGATTTGTTCGACTTTCACCGCGCAGTATTTGGTTTCCGGTGTTTTGGAAATCGGATCGAGGTTGTCCTGCGTCAGTTCATTACAGGCACCAATCCACCACTGATAGGTCATGTACACCGCACCCAGATTGATACGTTCGTTGTAGTTGGCGCGGGAAATGACTTTGCCACGGCGCGATGCCACCCAGACCAGTTGCTGATCGCGAATGCCCAGCGCCTGTGCATCCACCGGATTCATCTGCACAAAGCCCGGTTCGTCAGCCAGCGTTTGCAGGGCGGCGCAGTTACCGGTCATCGAACGGCAGGAGTAGTGACCGACTTCGCGCACGGTGCACAGCACCAGCGGATAATCGCCGTCCGGCACTTCCGCCGGTGCGCGCCACGGGGCGGCGAACAACTGGCCTTTGCCGGTCGGGGTATCGAAATGATTGTCGGCGTACAGGTATTGTGTCCCCGGACTTTCCAGCGTGGTGCAGGGCCACTGCACGTGTCCCAGTTCGCCCATTTTTTCGTAGGTGGCGCCGTAGAACAGCGGGCAGAGGCTACGCATTTCGTCCCAGATTTCCTGGTTATCGTTGTAATGCATCGGATAACCCATCTCTGTTGCCAGCAGGCTGATAATGTCCCAGTCGCGTTTGACGTTGTATTTTGGCTCGATGGCTTTCTCGAAACGCTGGAAGCCGCGGTCTGCGCAGGAGAAGACGCCGCCGTGTTCGCCCCAGGACGTTGCCGGTAAAATCACGTCGGCCTGTTCCGCCGTTTTGGTCATGAAGATGTCCTGCACCACCACGAAGTCCAGTGCTTCGAAGCCTTTGCGCACCAGACCTAAATCGGCTTCGGTCTGTAACGGATCTTCGCCCATGATGTAATAAGCTTTCACTTTGCCCTCAAGGGCCAGATGCGGGATCTCGGTGATACGGTGACCGATTTCGGTGTCCATCTGATTCACGTCAATGCCCCAGGCATCAGCGAATTTTGCGCGAACTTTTGCATCAGTGACGGACTGATAACCCGGGAATTCATTGGGCAACACGCCCATATCACAGGCACCCTGCACGTTATTTTGCCCGCGAACCGGGCCGACACCGACGTTGGCGCGGCCAAGATTACCGGTCAGCAAGGCAAGCCCTGCCAGACCTTTCACCACGTCAACCGCCTGACCAAACTGGGTAACGCCCATGCCCCACATGATGGTGGCAGAAGGCGCAGCGGCGTAAGTGCGCATCGCCTGACGGATTTGCTGGGCGGACACACCGGTCTGTTCCGCCACGGCTTCCGGTGAGTAATCCGCGACATTTTTGCGGTATTCCTCAAAGCCTTCGGTGTATTTCGCCACATAGTCATGGTCATACAGATCTTCTTCGATCAGCACATGGGCAAAGGCATTGACCAGCGCCATGTTGCAGCCGTTTTTGATTTGCAGATGTTGATCGGCAATGCGTGCGGTTTCGATGCGGCGCGGGTCGCAGACAATGATCTGCGCGCCTTTTTCTTTCGCCTTGATCACGCGGCGCGCGACGATCGGATGAGAATCCGCGCAGTTATAGCCGAACACCAGCAGACATTTTGAGTTTTCGATATCGCCGATGGAATTACTCATCGCGCCGTTACCGAGCGTGGCCTGCAAACCGGCAACCGACGGGCCATGACACACACGGGCGCAGCAGTCGACGTTGTTGGTGCCGATCACTGCACGGGCAAATTTCTGCATCACATAGTTGGTTTCATTGCCGGTCCCGCGGGAAGAACCGGTGGTCATAATGGAACGCGGGCCGTGTTTTTGTTTGATGTCTTTCAGGCGCTGTGCGGTGTAACGGATGGCTTCATCCCAGCTGACGGCTTCGAATTTCCCGCCTTTCTGGCGGCGGATGAGCGGCTGTGTCAGGCGCGGGGTCAGCAGTTTGGTGTCATTGAGAAAATCCCAGCCGTAATAGCCTTTCAGGCACAGTTCACCCTGATTGGTGACGCCGTTCGCCGCTTCCGCACGGATGATTTTTCCGTTATCGACAACCAGATTCAATTTACATCCGGCACCGCAATACGGGCAGACAGTAGTGACTTTTTTCATGGTATGGCTTCCTTAATCCGGGTTAAAACAGCAGCGGGGAGGTGCTGTCGAGCGCAGCGCGGCGGCGTTTTTCTGCGTTCATTTCCTGTAAGTGGTTACGGTCGATGGCGAAAAGTGCCTTGGTCGGGCAGATTTCCATACAGGCCGGGCCTTCAGCGCGGGTGTGGCACAGATCGCATTTGTGCGCTTCGGCTTTATCCGAGGTGGTGACCATCGCCGCGCCGTTCTGACGGAAAACCGGTTTGGTGACCACTTCCATGGCGCCGTACGGACAGGCGACAACGCAGGTTTTACAGCCGATGCAGCGTTCCTGCATCACCTGCACATGGTCTCCGGTGCGAAGAATGGCCCCGTTCGGGCAGACATTGGCGCAGGGCGCATCTTCACACTGGCGGCACATCACCGGTGTGCTGAGATTGACGCCTTTGATCACATGCAGACGTGGCGCGAAAGTGGCGGCGTTAAGCAGCGAGATATCCTGCGAATCGCTGTGCGCCATCACACAGGCAATTTCACAGGTACGGCAGCCGATGCATTTTTTAGGGTCGGCGATGATAAACCGGTTCATCTGAATCTCCTGATTCCGGATTTTCTTATGGAGCCGGATAACACCGGCTTGACGACATTGCTGTACGGGTAATACATAAAGCGTGCCAGTTTCTTAATTTTAATATTTTCCATAAAATTCAATATTTTATTTTTAAATCGTGTAACGGTGACGAAATGTCGGGCTGATGTCATGTCTGTTTCGTCACCGCATCGACAGTTATGTCGACAGCCGCTGTCAGAGGCTTTCGGGCCGGAAAGGCGCGATCCCCAGCCCCTGATCCAGCGCAGGCAATAGCTGATACAGTCGGTTCACGGCCTGTTCCACAGCGGTGCTCATCGGGTAATAAAAGGCCACCACGTCCGGCTGAATGCCGACAAAGGTGATGTGCGGGATGTCTTCACGCAACTGCTGAATCAGGAAGGTCAGCGGCAGATTGTGGGTGGTCATCATGAACATCCCGGCGATGTCATCTTCATCGATAATGCGCATTTCACCGGCCGCCAGCCCCATGTCGGTGGCATCAACAATCACCAGATGCGCAGGCCGCAGTTCGCGTAAATAACCGATGTCGTTTTCAGGTGCCGCGCCGCCGTCAACCACTGTCCAGCCGGACAGCGGTTTTTCAGCGCACAGTTCGGCCAGACGCGGACCGGCACCGTCATCGCCCATCATGCTGTTGCCCACGCACAGCAGTGCGTAGCGTGGGAGGTTTTCAGGGGAATCAGGCATCGTATCTCCTGACCATCAGGTACATGGCGGGGTCGTGTTCAATTTGTGTGAGCAGGGCGATAAGCTGGTCGCTCCAGCCCTGTTGTTCATCACTCATGTCCGGGCGGGCATCGCGCAGTGCCAGCGCCAGCAGGTGGGTGTGGCTGCTGTCGATATTGATCTCCCCGAAACGCTGCACACCGGCCAGTTTGCGGTGTGCTTCGCTGTTTTCGGGCAGGCAGTCAATCCAGTGCAGATACCCGTCGAGCGGGCATTCGAGACGGGATTGCAGGCAGTCGATCACCCCGAGGTGGTGGCCGATCGCCAGGCTGTAATACACCACTTCCTGCACTTTTTGCGAACTGCGTTTTTGCGCGCTTTTTTCATCGACAAACTTGCTGCTCAGCGAATAGAAAATCACTTTGTTTTTGTCCGGCTGATGACCGGCGTAGGGTTGATGTCGCGCGTAGCGCTGGTCGTTGACGGAGGTCACCACAGGCGTACCTCGCCACGCAGAACCTGCTGATAAATGTGCTGCAGGTTGCCGACAATTTCGCTGAGCCGCAGATCGCCTTGTTCCTCAAGATAGGCAGACACCCGCTGTTCCACCGGCTGTAAGCCGGGCGCGGCCACGATATCCATAAATTTATCAGCAATCTGGCGACCATAACGGTAACCGGCCATCCGGCGCGCTTCGCGGTCGAGCAATACGCGCAGCGGCTGCGGTAAATCCGGGTGCAGCAGCGCCGCCGGTCCGGTGGCTGCCTCATCGTGTTGCTGGCCTTTGATCTTCTGATCCAGCAAACCCAGCGCCATCGCAAAACCATAAATGGTGGCAGCCGGTGTCGGCGGGCAGCCCGGAATATACACATCCACCGGCACGATTTTGTCGGTGCCGCCCCACACGCAATACAGATCGTGGAAAATGCCGCCGCTGTTGCCGCAGGCACCGTAGGAAATGCAGATTTTCGGATCCGGTGCGCTGTCCCAGGCGCGAAGGGCCGGTATACGCATGGCGCGGGTCACGGCACCGGTAAATAGCAAGATGTCAGCGTGGCGCGGTGACGGCACGACTTTAATCCCGAAGCGTTCGGCATCGAACAGCGGAGAAATGGCAGCGAAAATCTCAATTTCACAGCCGTTACAGCCGCCGCAGTCCACGCGGTAAACATAAGCTGAGCGGCGGATGCTGTTAAGCAGTGTGGATTTCAGACTGGCGATACTTTCATCCAGCGTGACGGGTACCGGCAGGCCATTGTCGTCACGCGGAGCAATCAGGTTATGACTCATGAATGAGCCTCCGTGGTCATGTGCCGGCCAATATCAATACGGTCGGAGGAAGAAAGGCTGTGCAGTTTTTTGCATTCGGGGCAGGTTTCATACTGTTCGCGGCGATCGCTAATTTGCCGGTCGCTCAGTGCGGCACTTTCCTGCAACAGGCTGAGTGCGAAGTCGATCTCTTTTTGTACCGCGTAAGGTTTGCCACAGGCACGGCAGTGGCAGATCGGGAAATCTGCAGTTTCAAACAAATCTTCTTTACGCCACACCGCCAGTTCGAATTCCTGCGACAGTTTAATGGCCGCCGTCGGGCAAACTTCCTCGCAGCGGGCGCAGAAAATGCAGCGGCCCAGAAACAGCGACCAGCGGATCGTTTCGCCGTCTTCTGCCGTGGTCATGGTCAGCGCATTAGACGGACAGGCGTTGGCACATGCGCCGCAGGCAATACACTGCTGTGCGGTGTATTGCGGTTTGCCGCGAAAATTGGGTGCCAGATCCAGCGGCTTAAACGGATAAGCCACGGTTGCAGTGCCGGTTTTAAGCACTTTTTTAATCAGTTTCAGCATGATGAGCAGTTCCTCAAAGCGGCGAATTTTTGCGTTCGATGCCGTAACGTTCGATCTCTTTGTAAGGCACGACGATGGATGTTTTCTTACGCACATCGACAACCGTCATGCGGTCGGTGCAGGAATAACAAGGATCGAGACTGCCGATGATCAGTGGCGCATCGGACACCGTATTGCCGCGCAACATGTAGCGCAGCGTCGGCCAGTTGGCATACGTCGCCGCACGGCAACGCCAGCGGAACAGCTTCTGGTTGTCGCCGGTCATGCTCCAGTGAATGTCGTCTCCGCGTGGCGCTTCGGCAAAGCCGAGGGCAAAACGGTGCGGGAGATAATTGAAACCTTCTACCGCCAGCGGGCCACCCGGCAGGCTTTGCAGGCCGAACTCGATCATATTCAGGGCGTTAAACACTTCGTGGATGCGTACTTTCAGGCGGGAATAAACGTCGTTACCGGTTTCGCTGCACAGCTCAAACGGCAGTCTGGCGTAACCGGCATAAGGATGATCCTGACGCATATCGCGGCGGTGGCCGCTGCCACGCACCATCGGACCAACGTTACTGAAATCCCGCGCCACCTGCGGATCCAGAATGCCGACGCCGACGCTGCGTTGTTCGGTATTGGGTGTGCTGAGCAGGATATCGACCAGTTCATTGAGATCACGGCGCATGCTGCCTGCCAGCGCAATGGTGGCGATCATGTCGTCTTTGAGGATGTCGCGGCGGATGCCGCCGATCAGGTTCATGCCGTAGGTTTTACGCGCACCGGTCAGGATTTCTGCCATCTTCATCGACTGTTCACGGACGCGGAAAAATTGCATGAAACCGGAATCAAAACCGACAAAGTGACAGGCCAGTCCGAGGTTCAGCAGATGGCTGTGCAGACGTTCGACTTCCAGCAGAATGGAGCGGA encodes the following:
- the fdhF gene encoding formate dehydrogenase subunit alpha, with the translated sequence MKKVTTVCPYCGAGCKLNLVVDNGKIIRAEAANGVTNQGELCLKGYYGWDFLNDTKLLTPRLTQPLIRRQKGGKFEAVSWDEAIRYTAQRLKDIKQKHGPRSIMTTGSSRGTGNETNYVMQKFARAVIGTNNVDCCARVCHGPSVAGLQATLGNGAMSNSIGDIENSKCLLVFGYNCADSHPIVARRVIKAKEKGAQIIVCDPRRIETARIADQHLQIKNGCNMALVNAFAHVLIEEDLYDHDYVAKYTEGFEEYRKNVADYSPEAVAEQTGVSAQQIRQAMRTYAAAPSATIMWGMGVTQFGQAVDVVKGLAGLALLTGNLGRANVGVGPVRGQNNVQGACDMGVLPNEFPGYQSVTDAKVRAKFADAWGIDVNQMDTEIGHRITEIPHLALEGKVKAYYIMGEDPLQTEADLGLVRKGFEALDFVVVQDIFMTKTAEQADVILPATSWGEHGGVFSCADRGFQRFEKAIEPKYNVKRDWDIISLLATEMGYPMHYNDNQEIWDEMRSLCPLFYGATYEKMGELGHVQWPCTTLESPGTQYLYADNHFDTPTGKGQLFAAPWRAPAEVPDGDYPLVLCTVREVGHYSCRSMTGNCAALQTLADEPGFVQMNPVDAQALGIRDQQLVWVASRRGKVISRANYNERINLGAVYMTYQWWIGACNELTQDNLDPISKTPETKYCAVKVEQIADQRWAENYAHQTYSDMKARLRSAVEDVIPVVEV
- the hydN gene encoding electron transport protein HydN translates to MNRFIIADPKKCIGCRTCEIACVMAHSDSQDISLLNAATFAPRLHVIKGVNLSTPVMCRQCEDAPCANVCPNGAILRTGDHVQVMQERCIGCKTCVVACPYGAMEVVTKPVFRQNGAAMVTTSDKAEAHKCDLCHTRAEGPACMEICPTKALFAIDRNHLQEMNAEKRRRAALDSTSPLLF
- the hycI gene encoding hydrogenase maturation peptidase HycI; protein product: MPDSPENLPRYALLCVGNSMMGDDGAGPRLAELCAEKPLSGWTVVDGGAAPENDIGYLRELRPAHLVIVDATDMGLAAGEMRIIDEDDIAGMFMMTTHNLPLTFLIQQLREDIPHITFVGIQPDVVAFYYPMSTAVEQAVNRLYQLLPALDQGLGIAPFRPESL
- a CDS encoding formate hydrogenlyase maturation HycH family protein; the protein is MTSVNDQRYARHQPYAGHQPDKNKVIFYSLSSKFVDEKSAQKRSSQKVQEVVYYSLAIGHHLGVIDCLQSRLECPLDGYLHWIDCLPENSEAHRKLAGVQRFGEINIDSSHTHLLALALRDARPDMSDEQQGWSDQLIALLTQIEHDPAMYLMVRRYDA
- a CDS encoding NADH-quinone oxidoreductase subunit B family protein, yielding MSHNLIAPRDDNGLPVPVTLDESIASLKSTLLNSIRRSAYVYRVDCGGCNGCEIEIFAAISPLFDAERFGIKVVPSPRHADILLFTGAVTRAMRIPALRAWDSAPDPKICISYGACGNSGGIFHDLYCVWGGTDKIVPVDVYIPGCPPTPAATIYGFAMALGLLDQKIKGQQHDEAATGPAALLHPDLPQPLRVLLDREARRMAGYRYGRQIADKFMDIVAAPGLQPVEQRVSAYLEEQGDLRLSEIVGNLQHIYQQVLRGEVRLW
- a CDS encoding formate hydrogenlyase complex iron-sulfur subunit, with amino-acid sequence MLKLIKKVLKTGTATVAYPFKPLDLAPNFRGKPQYTAQQCIACGACANACPSNALTMTTAEDGETIRWSLFLGRCIFCARCEEVCPTAAIKLSQEFELAVWRKEDLFETADFPICHCRACGKPYAVQKEIDFALSLLQESAALSDRQISDRREQYETCPECKKLHSLSSSDRIDIGRHMTTEAHS
- a CDS encoding NADH-quinone oxidoreductase subunit C — translated: MSEFNTALNQNPVGKEYLAALAKQFPSAILGSEWQTDTQATVTIRLNWLPEVVEWLYYQQGGWLSVLFGNDERTLCGNYALYYVLSMEQGVKCWITVRAEVDPVSLEFPSVTPRVPAAVWGEREVRDMYGLRPVGLPDERRLVLPDDWPDDLYPLRKDAMDYRQRPAPTTDEETYPFISEAKEGSKIVPIGPLHVTSDEPGHFRLFVDGEDIIDADYRLFYVHRGMEKLAETRMGYNEVTFLSDRVCGICGFTHSVAYTSSVENAMGIVVPERAQMIRSILLEVERLHSHLLNLGLACHFVGFDSGFMQFFRVREQSMKMAEILTGARKTYGMNLIGGIRRDILKDDMIATIALAGSMRRDLNELVDILLSTPNTEQRSVGVGILDPQVARDFSNVGPMVRGSGHRRDMRQDHPYAGYARLPFELCSETGNDVYSRLKVRIHEVFNALNMIEFGLQSLPGGPLAVEGFNYLPHRFALGFAEAPRGDDIHWSMTGDNQKLFRWRCRAATYANWPTLRYMLRGNTVSDAPLIIGSLDPCYSCTDRMTVVDVRKKTSIVVPYKEIERYGIERKNSPL